From Pseudomonas sp. stari2:
CGTGAACGACACCGCCGTTGCCGTTAACCAGGGTGGCAAGCGCAAAGGCGCTGTGTGTGCCTACCTGGAAACCTGGCACATGGACATCGAAGAGTTCATCGAGCTGCGCAAGAACACCGGTGATGACCGTCGTCGTACCCACGACATGAACACCGCCAACTGGATCCCCGACCTGTTCATGAAGCGTGTCTTCGATGACGGCAAGTGGACCCTGTTCTCGCCGTCCGAAGTACCGGACCTGCACGACCTGACCGGCAAGGCCTTCGAAGAGCGCTACGAGTACTACGAAGCCCTGACCGAGTACCCGGGCAAGATCAAGCTATTCAAGACCATCCAGGCCAAAGACCTGTGGCGCAAGATGCTGTCGATGCTGTTCGAAACCGGCCACCCATGGCTGACTTTCAAAGACCCGTGCAACCTGCGTAGCCCGCAGCAGCACGTCGGCGTGGTTCACAGCTCGAACCTGTGCACCGAGATCACCTTGAACACCAACAAGGACGAAATCGCGGTCTGCAACCTGGGCTCGATCAACCTGCCGAACCACATCATCGACGGCAAGCTGGACACCGCCAAGCTCAAGCGCACCATCGACGTAGCCGTTCGCATGCTCGACAACGTGATCGACATCAACTACTACTCGGTACCGCAGGCGAAGAACTCCAACTTCCGTCACCGTCCGGTCGGCCTGGGCATCATGGGCTTCCAGGACGCGCTGTACCTGCAGCACATCCCTTACGGTTCCGACGCTGCCGTCGAGTTCGCCGACAAGTCCATGGAAGCGGTCAGCTACTACGCGATCCAGGCTTCCTGCGACCTGGCCGACGAGCGCGGCTCGTACGAGACGTTCCAGGGTTCGCTGTGGTCCAAAGGCGTACTGCCACTGGATTCGCAACAGATCCTGATCGAAGCACGTGGCCAGAAGTACATCGACGTCGACCTGACCGAGTCCCTGGACTGGGCACCGGTTCGCGCCCGTGTACAGAAAGGCATCCGTAACTCGAACATCATGGCCATCGCACCGACCGCGACCATCGCCAACATCACCGGCGTATCGCAGTCGATCGAACCGACCTACCAGAACCTGTACGTGAAATCGAACCTGTCGGGCGAATTCACCGTGATCAACCCGTACCTGGTTCGCGACCTGAAGGCTCGTGGTCTGTGGGACTCGGTCATGATCAACGATCTGAAGTACTACGACGGTTCGGTTCAGCAGATCGAGCGCATCCCGCAAGAACTCAAAGAGCTCTACGCGACCGCGTTCGAAGTGGACACCAAGTGGATCGTTGACGCCGCCAGCCGTCGTCAGAAGTGGATCGACCAGGCCCAGTCGCTGAACCTGTACATCGCCGGCGCATCGGGCAAGAAGCTGGACGTGACCTACCGCATGGCCTGGTACCGTGGTCTGAAAACCACCTACTACCTCCGTGCCCTGGCTGCGACCAGCACCGAGAAGTCGACCATCAACACCGGCAAGCTGAACGCTGTTTCCAGCGGCGGCAACCACGGTGACGATTCGGTCCTGGCAGCGCCAGCCGGCCCTGCTCCGGTACCGAAGGCCTGCGCCATCGACGAGCCGGATTGCGAAGCTTGCCAATAAGCTGAGCTGAATCGGGCGTTGCGAGACGCCTGATCCGAGAACCCCCGACAGACTTCTGGTTTGTCGGGGGTTTTCTTTTGGCCGCGAAAAAAAATCAAAAGCCCCCCCCACCCTAACCCTCTCCCGAAGGGAGAGGGGACTGACCGAGGTGTTTGGTAGAGGTACGCCGACGTGAAATACCGAGGTGAACTCGGGGTTTAAAACACATGCCATGCAACTCAGCTTCTTCTGCCTCCACTCCTACTCCTGCCTCGGCTTTGGCTTTGGCTTTGGCTTTGGCTTTCGCTCTCCACCACTCAACACGATGAGCGTTAGCTCGAGTACAGCTTTTGACGTGCCGGCCCCTTCGGCAGGCTGAGTGGAGGGATTTATCCGGGGGTGGGCGCGCAGCGCCGTTCGACGGAGTCGAACACATCGAGAGGAGGTGTAGCGAAGCAAACCGGAGGCGATGCCCCCGGATGAATCCCGGAACGAAGGAACACCGAGCCTAGGCGAGGTGCCGAACGCCGGGGCCCAGCGTTTTGCTTACTTTTGGGCGTCTGCAAAAGTGAGTCGCTGTAAGAGCGAAACCGCCAGCGGCAGCACCCAAAGCAACGGATATTCACCCAATCAACCAAAGCATGGTCGTCTCCAAGGACGCCACGCCAAACAAAAAAAAGCCCCTCAAAAAGAGGGGCTCCTTGAACAACCAAAAATCAGGTCATCTGAATGATGGTCTGCATGATGGTGCTCTGGGTCGAGATGGTCTTGGCGTTCGCCTGATAGTTGCTCTGGCCCTTGATCAGATCCACCAGCTCGTTGGTCAGGTTAACGTTCGACTCTTCCAGCGAGTTGGATACGACCGAACCCAGGGTACCGGTTTCCGGCGCATCGTAGCCCGGGATACCCGAAGCGAAAGTCTCTTTCCAACTGGTCCCGCCAATCGGTTGCAGGCCCTGCTCGTTGGTGAAGCTGGCCAGCGCAACCTGGCCGATGGCCTTGCTCTGGTTGTTGCTGAAGTTGGCGAACAGGGTACCGGTACCGTCGATGGTCAGGTTGGTGATCTGGCCGGTGGCGTAACCATCCTGGGTCGGAATCGAACGCGCGGTATCGGCGTTGTACTGAGTGGTCTTGGCCATGGAGATGGTAATGCCGGCCGGGTTCGCCGAAGCACCGTTGGCAGACCAGACACCATTGGTCACAGTCCCGGGCACCCAGCCAGTGAGCTTCAGGTCACTGCTGATCGTGGCTGGCGGAGTGCTGACCTGAGTCAGTTTGCCAGTGGAGTCGAAGGTCATGGTGGAAGCCACTGGTGCGGTGACCTTAGGATCACTGCCGGTAGCATCCGGGTTACGACCGTCCACCAGGGTGTAGACCTTCCAGGTGTTGGCGCCGGTCTTGACCATGTATTGATCCATGGTGTGCTGGTTGCCCTGGCTGTCATAGATCGGAGTACTGAACGACTTGGTGTAGGTCGCCGTGTTGGTCGGGTCGAATTTGCCGGCCGCCACAGTATCGTCGATCACCGGAGCGGTCGAGTTCAGGTTGATGGTCGAAGTGACCAGCGAGGTGGACTTCGGCGCCAGGTTCGAGGTATCGATCTTCAGGTCGGTCAACACGCCGTTGATGATCTTGCCGTTGGAATCCACACCGTAACCCTGCAGACGCGAGGTGTAGTCGGTGTTGGTGATGTAGCCGTCCTTGTCGACCTTGAACGTACCGGCACGGGTGTAGGACACCGAACCGTTGTTGCTCAGGGTGAAGAAGCCGGAACCGTTGATCCCCATGTCCAGCACGTTGCCGGTGTTGTTGATGTCACCCTGGGTGAACTGCTGGGAAACGTTAGCCAGGCGCACGCCGTTGCCGATGACCTTGCTGCCGCTGCCCAGGCGAGTCGCCGAGTAGACGTCTTCGAATTCCGCGCGGGACGATTTGAAACCGGCTGTCGCGACGTTGGCGATGTTGTTGCCGGTCACGTCCAGTTGCTTGTTGGCTGCATAGAGACCGCTAAGGCCGATATTGAAAGACATATTCCACTCCTTTGTGCCGGTTAGTCGGCTCTATATACCAATGGTTTGTACTTTGGACAGAGCAACGGTGCCCTTGCCGGACAGGTTGAGCATCAGCTCGCCGCCGGTCTGGCTGATCGTCACGCTGGTGACGGTGGCCGGCAGGTAGGTCGCCATATCGGTCGAGGTGCCATTGATCGAGGCGTTGGCCTTGACGGTATAAGTACCGGTCTTCACCAGGTTGCCGTCCTTGTCCTTGCCGTCCCAGGTAAAGCTCGCATTGCCGGCGGCGCGACTGCCCAGATCGATGGTGCGAACGACCGTGCCGCTGCTGTCGGTGATGCTGACGGTGCCGCCGGCAATCGACGACGGAACGGTGACCGAACCGGTCATGCCTTTGCTCGGATCGTCGAGCTGGACCGAGTTGGTCTGCACGATCACGTTGCGGCCAACCAGCGACGAAGCCTGCAAGGCTTGCGACGAGTTGTAGTTGCCGGCCAGCGAACTCACGGTGCTGTTGAGGGTGGTGATCCCCTCGAGGCTGCTGAACTGCGCCAGCTGGGCAACGAATGCACTGTTGTCCTGCGGGTCGAGCGGGTTCTGGTTTTTCAGCTGGGTCACCAGCAACTGCAGGAACGCATCCTTGCCCAGGGCCTGGCCGCCGGTGGCGCTGTTGGTAGCCGAAGCGATGCCGCCGGTGGTCGTGCTACTGGTCTTCTTCGAAGAGTTGGCCAGTATGTCGTTCATCGTCAGGCTGCTGGTGGTATCGGTAACACTCATGACAGTCGCCCCTTATTACTGACCGAGGGTCAGTACCTTCTGCATCATGGTTTTGGCGGTGTTCATCATTTCGGCGTTGGTCTGGAAGGACCGGCTCGCGGAAATCATGTCGGCCATTTCTTCCACCACGTTGACGTTCGGGTAGTAGACGTAGCCCTTGGCGTCGGCGGCCGGATGATTCGGCTCGTAGCGCGCTTCGAGGTTGCTCTGGTCTTCGACCACGCCGAGTACCTGCACGCCCTGGCCTGCGGCGTCCTGGTTCTGGAACAGCGAATTGCTGCCGCCGCTCTGGCCGCCCTGAAACATGGTGGCGAACACCGGGTGACGGGCGCGATAGGTCTGGTCGATGCTCGACGAGACGGTTTCGGCGTTGGCGATGTTCGAAGCCACGGTGTTCAAACGCGTGGTCTGGGCGCTCATGCCGCTGCCGGCAATGTTGAAAACGCTGGACAGGGACATGGATTACTCTCCGCGCAGGGCTGACACCAGCCCTTTGAATTTGCTGTTGAGCAGGGTGAAGCTGGCCTGGAAGCCGACGGCGTTTTCCGCGTAGTTCGACTGTTCCAGCTGAGCGTCAACGGTGTTCTGGTCGATCGATGGCTGCATCGGCGTGCGATACATCAGCGACTCGTCGCCATTGCCCAGACCTTCAGCTTCGATGTGACGGCTGTTGGTCATGTTCAGGGCGATGGTGCCGTTGGCGTTCTTCTGGCTCTGTGCTTCGAGCACTTTGGAGAAATCCAGATCCCGAGCCTTGTAGTTCGGGGTGTCGGCGTTGGCGATGTTGTTGGCCAGGACTTCGGCACGCTGGGCGCGGAAGCCCAGGGCTTTTTCGTGAATTCCGAGCGCTTTATCGAAGCTGATGCTCATGTCGGGAACCTTCAGGTGACCGGGTTTTTCGTAACAGGGTTATAGCAAGCGTCGTGCCAGTTTTAAAAAGCCCCGTATTCCGGGGCTTTGCAGGGGATCGGCAAAGCGGCAATGCCAGAAAAGCGGCAACGGGTTTCCGCCGGATGCCGCTTTTCTGCCGCTTGCCGCCCGCAAAAAACCTCAGGCATAAAAAACGGGAGTCCCTGAGGACTCCCGTTTTTTGTGTTGCCGGTGACAGTCACTTCGCCTGGTAAATGATCCCCGGGCTGCACTGGACCATCTGGTAATGATCCGGCAGACCGTTCAGCGCTTCGGAAGCGCCGAGGAACAGATAACCGCCCGGCTTCAGTGTGCTGTGAATACGCAACAGGATGTCCTTCTTCACCTCGGCGGAGAAGTAGATCAGCACGTTGCGGCAGAACACGATGTCGAACTTGCCAAGGCTTGCGTAGCTGTCGAGCAAGTTGAACGAGCGAAATTCCACCCGGTTCTTGATCGGCGCCTTGATCACCCAGCGTCCCGGCCCTTTCGGGTCGAAGTAGCGCTGCAGACGATCGGCGGAAAGACCACGACCGATCGCCAGGCTGTCGTATTCGCCGGTCTTGCAGTTGGTCAGCATGCTGCCGGACAGATCCGTGGCGACAATCTGCACGCCCATCTTCAACTGACCGATGTTGGTCCGCTCGAACTCGTCGATCGACATCGACAGCGAATAGGGTTCCTGACCCGACGAGCAGGCCGCCGACCAGATCCGCAGACGCTGGTTGGGGCTGGCCTTGATCGCCTCGGGCAGCACCTTGTTCTTCAAGACTTCAAACGGATAGGTGTCGCGAAACCACAGGGTTTCGTTGGTCGTCATGGCATCGACCACCTGCTCGCGCAAACCGCTGCGCGGCTGGGTCTGGATGCGCTGTACCAGCTCACCCAGGGACTTGATGCCTTGCTGCTCCATCAGTTTGTTGAGACGGCTCGAGACCAGGTACTGCTTGTTTTCACCGAGCAAAATGCCACAGGCTTTTTCCAGGAAGACCCGGAACTGTTCGAAATCCAAATTACCCGTAGACAAATGATGCCGCCTCTTAAATCGTGTTGACCGCCAGGGACGGAAAGTCCCTAGCTGATATCTGCTGCTTTGATCCGGTCGACTACCCGGGATGCCAGGTCATCAGGACGGAATTTGGCCAGGAAGTCATCGGCACCGACCTTCTTGACCATCGCCTGGTTGAACACACCCGACAACGAAGTATGCAGGATGATATGAAGCTTTTGCATGCGAGGGTCGCTGCGGATTTCGGCCGTCAGGGTGTACCCGTCCATCTCCGGCATTTCGATGTCGGAGATCATCATCAGGAACTCTTCTTCCGGCTTCTTGCCCTCATCGACCAGCTTGCGCAGGTAATCCAGCGCCTGTTTGCCGTCGTTCAGCGCCACCACTTCGACACCGACCGTCTGCAGGCAACGTGTCACCTGCTTGCGCGCCACCGACGAGTCATCGACCGTCAGCACCCGCAACGACAATGCCTTGCTCTGGGTCTCGACATCCACCACGCCGACCGAAATCGCTTCCGGTGTCGGTGCGACTTCCGCCAGCACCTTCTCGACGTCGATGATTTCGACTAACTGATTGTCCACCCGAGTCACAGCGGTCAGGTAATGATCGCGACCGGTCCCCTTGGGTGGCGGATGGATCTCTTCCCAGTTCATGTTGACGATACGTTCCACCGAGCGCACCAGGAAACCCTGGGTCTTGGTGTTGTATTCCGTGATGATCACGAACGGACTGTTCTTGTCTTTCAACGCCCCGGAGCCGGTCGCCATTGCCAGATCAAGGATCGGAATGGTCGCCCCCCGGATATTCGCCACCCCGCACACGACAGGACTGGACTTGGGCATCAGCGTCAGTTGCGGGCACTGCAGCACTTCCCGAACCTTGAACACGTTGATCCCGTAGAGCTGTTGACCGTCGAGACGGAACAACAACAGCTCCAGGCGATTCTGCCCCACCAGTTGCGTGCGCTGGTTCACCGAATCCATTACACCAGCCATGCCCAGACTCCTACACCAACGCCAAGTGTTGTTGCGACGCACATTCATTGCTAAACGGCACGGCGCTTGCTTTTTAACTCTTATGAACACTCAAACGACATTTTTCCGACGCCTGACATCCCCCCTTCGCAGAGGACTTTGCGCGGTGTCCGCCGCTTGCCTGTTTTTCGCGGGCAGCCCTGCCATTGCTGATGCGGTTACCTTGCCTGACATGCTTATCGGCGTCACTCAGGGCTTTCTTGAATTCACCGTAGAAGACTATCTGGCTACCAGTCAAACAGAAGGGCGTTATGAAATCGAGGTCAAGCAGCTCGATCCGCGCATGCGCATGCCTATGTGCGACAAGGAATTGACAGCGTCCCTGGAGAGTCCGGGGCGTCCTTTGGGTCGTGTGACCGTCAAGGTCCGCTGTGAAGGCGCCTCCCCCTGGACCGTGTTCGTACCCGCTCAAGTCCGCCTGTTTCGCGAGGTTGTGACGACCACTCGTCCCCTCAAGCGCGCAGGAATAATCGAACCTCAGGACGTGACTCTGCGTGAACATGACGTCAGCCAGATCAATCAGGGTTTCCTGACGTCGGTGGATGAGGCGATCGGGCAAAAATTGACCCGACCAACGGTCGCCGACCAAGTGATTACCCTTGTGCACCTGGAACAGGCGGAAGTCGTTCGCAAAGGGGATCAAGTGGTAATTACGGCTCGCAGCGGCACACTCGCCGTACGCATGCCGGGCGAGGCCCTGTCCAACGGCGGCCTGAAAGAGCAGATTCGAGTGAAAAACCTCAATTCTCAACGGGTCATCAAGGCGCAGGTCATGGCGCCGGGCCAAGTGGAAGTGGCAATGTGAGCAACGATTGGAGCGATGACAGGAAAGCCTCGTGAGTGGTCGCGCAGAAAACTGGCGCCAACCTGAGCGGTTCCCTAAACTGTGCCGCAGCAGGACCTGCGCGGCGCATGCAGGCTCATTGGTAAAAGAGCCTAAAGTTTTCCAGGGGATGGCCGAGAACATGGCAAGCGTCCAAATTCCCAGAGGTTTTTAACATGGTCATCGATTTCAGCCGTTTGAACAGCTCCTCGTCACTTACGGGCAGTACACGTACCAGCGCGCCCAAGGAAACCGCCGAAACCGGCACTTCCACGCCGCTGAATACCCCGGCCGAACAGGCCAGTACCGCAAAAAGCGGGGAATCGGTACACCTCAGCAATGAGGCTCAACAGTTGCAGAAGGTCACTGACAAGCTGCGCGATCAGCCTGCCGTCGACAAAGCCCGTGTGGCCGAGTTGAAAGCAGCGATTGCCGATGGCAGCTATAAAGTCGACAGCAACCGTGTAGCCAGCAAACTGCTCAACTTCGAAGCCCAGCGCTAGGCCTCGGCCTGCGCCAGGCTTTTGGACGCTTAAAACCCAAGGCCAGCCATGCACGACACTACTTTATTGCAACTGATCACCGACGACTTTGCTCCAGCTCAACAATTGCTGGAGTTACTGCAATCCGAGTCCCTCGCCTTGCATGGTCGCGACATGCCACTGCTGGAAGAAATTCTGGCGCGCAAACAGGCATTGATCATTCTGCTCGAGCAGCATGGCCGCAAGCGCAGCGAAATCCTCGCCAGCCTCAATCTGTCGCTCGACCGTAAAGGTCTGGAGCAACTCGCCAGCCAGTCGAGCATCGGCGATCAGTTGCTGAGTCAGAGCGACGTTCTGACCGATCTGATCGCCCAGTGCCAGGCGGCCAACGTCAAGAATGGCCAGTCGATCGTGATACAGCAGGCCGCCACGGCCAACCAGCTGAAAATCCTTACCGGCGGCGAGCCTCCCGCGCTCTATGACGCCAGTGGCACCTTCTCCAAACTGCAGAAACCGCGCGCGCTCAGCCAGGCGTGATGCTTTCTTCCATGCTTGCGCCCTATCAACGCGCGATACATGCTGGCAAAATAATGGCCAGCCGTAGTCAAATTTTGTCTGGAGATTGATTAAACGTGTCCAATGATGACGCTCCGCAGCCCCCAAAGGTGCTTACCACGCCCCTGGAGATCTCCAGCAATCTGCGCCAGCTGCAAGAGAGCCACGATCCGCTGATCATCACCTTTCACGAACGCAGCCAGCGCTTCCAGAGCTACCTGATCAAGGTCGACCGGGAAACCACCACCATTGCCCTGGACGAAATGATCCCGCGCGATGGCGAGCGCTTCCTGCTGGCTGGCGAATCCTTCAAGGTCGAAGGCTTCCACGAAGGCGTGCGCATCGCCTGGGAATACAACGGCACGCTGGACATCAAGGAATCCGACGGTGACCGCTTCTATGTCGGCGAGATGCCCAGCGAAGTGGTCTATCACCAGCGCCGCAATGCCTTCCGCGCGGCCCTGAAGCTGACCGATCTGGTCAGCGTCGAACTGGGTGGCGAAAAGCTCAAGTCGCCGATTGGTGGCAAGCTGCTGGATATTTCCGCTACCGGCTGCAAGCTGCGCTTTGAAGGTGATATCACCAACCGCCTGCAACTGGGCCAGGTCTACGATCGCCTGATCGCACCGCCACTGTTCGGCAATCAACCAATATCGGTCGAACTGCGTTACCTGCACTTCGAGGAAAAACTCAACATCACCTTCGCCGGCCTGCGCTTTCACAACATCAGCGGCCCGGCAGCGCGCAACGTCGAGCGTTTCGTCTATCAGTTGCAACGTGAAGCACGGCGCTTCGACAAAGACGACCTCTGATTCGTACGCACCATGAAAAACGGGCAGTCCCTTGCGGTGACTGCCCGTTTTTTATGCCTGGTGTTTTTTCAGGATCAAGGCCTGGCGCCACTGATGTCCGGTGCAGGATTGTCGTTGCCGGCATCCGGCTCAACAGGTGATTCAGGTTCAGTGGCGGGCTCGGGTGCCGGTTCAGGTGCAACCGTGGTCTGCATCTGCTCCTGCACCACTTGCTCGTCGACCCGTGGATCGAGCGCCGCCACCAGAGGTGAACTGGACATGCTGTCCGGCATCGCCACGTGATGCAGCGGTGCGTCGTCGACCTGGTGCAGATTGGTCACGGCTTTCGGCCGGATGCGCCACACCAGCACCAGCGCGAAAAAGGTGAAGAACGCATACAGGCTCTGACTGCCGAACATTTTCATCAACACACCGGCCAGCAACGGCCCGATGCTGGCGCCGACCCCATAGGTCACCAGCAACATCGCGGTGAGCGATACCCGCCGATCGCCTTCGACATGGTCGTTGGAGAACGCCACGGCCAGTGGATACAGGCAGAACTGCACCAGCGAACACAGGAAGCCGACGACGAATAAAATCTCCAGCGGCACCTGCGGCATGATCGCCAGTGGCAAGGCAGCTATCGCCAGAAACCCGGCAAAGCAACGGATCAACAAGGCTCGGTCATAACGATCAGACAACCAGCCCAGCGGCCACTGCACCAGCAGCCCGGCAAAAATGCAGGTACCCATGAACAGACCGACCTGTTCGGTGGACAGTCCCTGCTGCGACGCATAGAGCGGCGCCAGACCGTAGAACGAACCGATGATCAAACCGGCACTGAGCACCGTACTCAATGACTGCGGCACGCGTTTGATGAAAAAGCGCGGCTCCATCGGCGCCGGATGCAGCGGCGCCGGGTGAATCCGTCGAGTCAGCGCCACTGGCACCAGACACAACGCAAAACACAGGGCGACCAGCATCAGCAGTTCCAGGCCCAACCCCGGGTGCATGACCAGAATCAGCTGACCGAGCACCAGCCCCAGATACGAAGCGATCATGTAGCCGCTGAACACCACGCCGCGTTGATTGGCGTCGGCCTGCTCGTTCAGCCAGCTCTCGATCACCATGTACTGGCACATCATGCCGAGACCGACAATCGTCCGCAGCACCAGCCAGGCCGGCAACCAGTCCACCAGACCATGGCCGAGCACCGCCGCGCCGACGATGCCGGCACACGCCGAGTAAGCGCGGATGTGCCCGACCCGGGCAATCAGGCGGTGACCGATCTTGCCGCCCAGCACCAGACCAAAATAGTTGGCCGCCATCAACGCACCAACCCACAGTCCATCGACATGGTCGGCCGCCAGACGCAACGCCAGATAAGTAGAAAGAAGGCCCGAGCCGATCAACATCATCAGCGAGGCGAAATACAGCGCTCGAAAGGATTTCCAGATTTGGCGCATCGGCGTTCCGAGCGGCTCCTTGCAGTGAGTATCGGGCTATCGAACGATAGCCCGATGGCGACAGTTCGTCAGGCCTGGGCAGCTAGAACACGCCGTTCCCAGGGAGTGATTTCATCAAAGAAACTGGTCAACTCCATGGTTTTCGAAGCGATGTAGCCTTCGATGAACTCCTTGCCGAACAGTTCCTTGGCCAACTGGCTGCGTTTCAGACGTTCGAGCGCAGCGTGCATCGTGCACGGCAGCGAAAGATTGTCCGGCACTTCGAACTCACCCTGGATCGGCGCGCTCGGTTCCAGTTCATGCTCGATGCCATGCAGACCGGCCGCCAGACTCGCGGCAATCGCCAGATAAGGGTTGGCATCGGCGCCCGGCAAACGGTTTTCGACCCGACGGGCGACCGCCGAACTGGCCGGAATCCGTAGGCCCGCTGCGCGGTTGTCGTGAGACCAGCAAGCATTGTTCGGCGACGCAAACGGATGACACAGGCGCTGATAGGAATTGACGTTCGGTGCAAACAGCGCGGTGAAATCGGCCATGCCCGCCTGCTGCCCGCCGATGAAGTGGCGGAACATCGCGGTCGGCTGACCGTTCTCATCGCTGAACACATTCTTGCCGCTGCCGATCTCGACGATGCTCTGGTGAATGTGCATCGAACTGCCGGGCGTTTGCGCCAGCGGCTTGGCCATGCAGACCACGGTCAGGCCATGCTTGAGCGCGACTTCCTTGAGCAGGTGCTTGAACAGGAAGGTCTGGTCGGCCAGCAACAGCGGATCACCGTGCAACAGGTTGATCTCGAACTGGCTGACGCCCATTTCGTGCATGAAGGTATCGCGCGGCAGGCCCAGGGCCGCCATGCATTTATAGACTTCACTGAAGAACGGGCGCAGACCGTTGTTGGAGCTGACGCTGAACGCCGAGTGACCGTCCTCGCGACGACCGTCGAGACCGATTGGCGGCTGGAACGGTTGAGTCGGATCGGTGTTCGCAGCGAACACAAAGAATTCGAGTTCGGTCGCCACCACCGGCGCCAGGCCGAGGGCTGCGTAGCGGGCAATGACTTTCTTGAGCTGGCCACGGGTCGACAGGTTGGAGCTTTCGCCGGTCAGCTCGTCGGCATCACAGATGGCCAGCGCGCGCGGCTCCTGACTCCACGGCAGAGGATGGATTTGCGCAGGGTCGGCCACCAGCGCCAGGTCGCCATCATCGCTGCCGTAGAACCGCGCAGCGGGATAGCCCCCCATGATGCATTGGAGCAGCACCCCCCGAGCCATCTGCAAACGCCGCCCTTCGAGGAAACCCTCGGCGGTCATTACCTTGCCTCGTGGTACGCCGTTCAAATCCGGCGTGACACATTCAATCTCATCAATGCCCGTCAATCGCTGCGCGAGTGAACGCTGGCCATCGGTTGTCATGACGCAATCCTTGTTATTGTGCGAGCCGCGAACGGCGACCCGGACAAAATAGGCTTCAGCTGTTCGGAATATCAAGCAGCGGCCAACAAAAAGACTTCGAGTCGATGAATCCGTGATTCAGGGCAGGTAAATACTGAACACACCACCACCCAATGGCCCGCCATTGCGGATCTCGGTCCGACCGCCGACACCGTTGCGCTGATGCAGCGCCGCGATGCGTCCGGCGAAGTACAGACCCAGGCCGGTACTGCCGCTGCTGTGATTGATGCCCTGCACATAATCGGCCTGACGTTCGAGCATCTCGACCGGGTAGCCGTCGCCGTCATCGTTGATGCTCAACACCAGTTGCCCGGCCTCGTCGCTGACAGTGATCAGCAGCGATTCACGGGCGTAGCGGATCGCGTTGTTGATGCAGTTGCCGAGCACCGAGGCGATCAGTTCACGGTCGAAGAAACCCAGGGGACTCAGAGGGTCGACTTCGTAAGTGGCAATGATTCCACGACTGGCGAAAACCTCTTGATGAGCCGCCAGTTGCGCCTCGATGAAATCGTCCAACTCGTGATACGCCGGCTGCAACGGCATCTGGTTGACCCCGAGCTTGTACAGCCCGAGCAACTGCACCAGCATGCCGTTGAGGTGGGCGAACTCGAAATCGATCACGCCCTGCTCCGGCACCTTGCGCTGAGCCTCGGGCAGGCGCGCCAGCCATTGGCTGTGGGCCTGCATGAGCATGGCCAGAGAGTTCTTCATGTCGTGCACGGTGGAGGCAATCACCGTGGAAAAATCCAGTGCCTGCTCGTCTTGGTTCATTCGCCAAACGCCTTGCTTTTCAGCTTCTGATAACGCGAATAACGCGCGTCGGTGTCGGGCATCATGCCCACCAGTTTCAG
This genomic window contains:
- the cheR gene encoding protein-glutamate O-methyltransferase CheR, with product MSTGNLDFEQFRVFLEKACGILLGENKQYLVSSRLNKLMEQQGIKSLGELVQRIQTQPRSGLREQVVDAMTTNETLWFRDTYPFEVLKNKVLPEAIKASPNQRLRIWSAACSSGQEPYSLSMSIDEFERTNIGQLKMGVQIVATDLSGSMLTNCKTGEYDSLAIGRGLSADRLQRYFDPKGPGRWVIKAPIKNRVEFRSFNLLDSYASLGKFDIVFCRNVLIYFSAEVKKDILLRIHSTLKPGGYLFLGASEALNGLPDHYQMVQCSPGIIYQAK
- a CDS encoding chemotaxis protein CheV, whose translation is MAGVMDSVNQRTQLVGQNRLELLLFRLDGQQLYGINVFKVREVLQCPQLTLMPKSSPVVCGVANIRGATIPILDLAMATGSGALKDKNSPFVIITEYNTKTQGFLVRSVERIVNMNWEEIHPPPKGTGRDHYLTAVTRVDNQLVEIIDVEKVLAEVAPTPEAISVGVVDVETQSKALSLRVLTVDDSSVARKQVTRCLQTVGVEVVALNDGKQALDYLRKLVDEGKKPEEEFLMMISDIEMPEMDGYTLTAEIRSDPRMQKLHIILHTSLSGVFNQAMVKKVGADDFLAKFRPDDLASRVVDRIKAADIS
- the flgA gene encoding flagellar basal body P-ring formation chaperone FlgA, giving the protein MNTQTTFFRRLTSPLRRGLCAVSAACLFFAGSPAIADAVTLPDMLIGVTQGFLEFTVEDYLATSQTEGRYEIEVKQLDPRMRMPMCDKELTASLESPGRPLGRVTVKVRCEGASPWTVFVPAQVRLFREVVTTTRPLKRAGIIEPQDVTLREHDVSQINQGFLTSVDEAIGQKLTRPTVADQVITLVHLEQAEVVRKGDQVVITARSGTLAVRMPGEALSNGGLKEQIRVKNLNSQRVIKAQVMAPGQVEVAM
- the flgM gene encoding flagellar biosynthesis anti-sigma factor FlgM, which produces MVIDFSRLNSSSSLTGSTRTSAPKETAETGTSTPLNTPAEQASTAKSGESVHLSNEAQQLQKVTDKLRDQPAVDKARVAELKAAIADGSYKVDSNRVASKLLNFEAQR
- a CDS encoding flagella synthesis protein FlgN, giving the protein MHDTTLLQLITDDFAPAQQLLELLQSESLALHGRDMPLLEEILARKQALIILLEQHGRKRSEILASLNLSLDRKGLEQLASQSSIGDQLLSQSDVLTDLIAQCQAANVKNGQSIVIQQAATANQLKILTGGEPPALYDASGTFSKLQKPRALSQA
- a CDS encoding flagellar brake protein translates to MSNDDAPQPPKVLTTPLEISSNLRQLQESHDPLIITFHERSQRFQSYLIKVDRETTTIALDEMIPRDGERFLLAGESFKVEGFHEGVRIAWEYNGTLDIKESDGDRFYVGEMPSEVVYHQRRNAFRAALKLTDLVSVELGGEKLKSPIGGKLLDISATGCKLRFEGDITNRLQLGQVYDRLIAPPLFGNQPISVELRYLHFEEKLNITFAGLRFHNISGPAARNVERFVYQLQREARRFDKDDL
- a CDS encoding MFS transporter, which produces MRQIWKSFRALYFASLMMLIGSGLLSTYLALRLAADHVDGLWVGALMAANYFGLVLGGKIGHRLIARVGHIRAYSACAGIVGAAVLGHGLVDWLPAWLVLRTIVGLGMMCQYMVIESWLNEQADANQRGVVFSGYMIASYLGLVLGQLILVMHPGLGLELLMLVALCFALCLVPVALTRRIHPAPLHPAPMEPRFFIKRVPQSLSTVLSAGLIIGSFYGLAPLYASQQGLSTEQVGLFMGTCIFAGLLVQWPLGWLSDRYDRALLIRCFAGFLAIAALPLAIMPQVPLEILFVVGFLCSLVQFCLYPLAVAFSNDHVEGDRRVSLTAMLLVTYGVGASIGPLLAGVLMKMFGSQSLYAFFTFFALVLVWRIRPKAVTNLHQVDDAPLHHVAMPDSMSSSPLVAALDPRVDEQVVQEQMQTTVAPEPAPEPATEPESPVEPDAGNDNPAPDISGARP